A region of Maridesulfovibrio sp. DNA encodes the following proteins:
- the cmk gene encoding (d)CMP kinase: MDTPFIITLDGPAGVGKSTLAKRLADHFKIAYLDTGAMFRGTAWQLGEGSWDWDEDKLDEALKGLEFSLSGSGSNSILSLNNSPLTDEIRTETVGMWASNVAKIPAVREYQKIAQRSIGETTSLIAEGRDMGTVIFPQAPCKFFLDADLEERAQRRFMQLQEMGKPADMEELVEQIRARDDQDRNRKVAPLKPAEDSILVDTTNLDIDGVFEKLVFETEKKIN; encoded by the coding sequence ATGGACACACCTTTCATCATAACTTTAGACGGTCCGGCAGGGGTGGGTAAATCCACTCTTGCCAAACGTCTGGCAGACCATTTCAAGATTGCCTATCTCGATACCGGGGCCATGTTCCGGGGCACGGCATGGCAGCTTGGTGAAGGCTCTTGGGACTGGGACGAAGACAAGCTTGATGAAGCTCTCAAGGGACTGGAGTTCAGCCTTTCCGGTAGCGGCAGCAACTCTATCCTCAGCCTGAACAACTCTCCGCTGACTGACGAAATCCGCACTGAAACCGTCGGCATGTGGGCTTCCAATGTTGCTAAAATACCTGCGGTTCGCGAATATCAAAAAATAGCTCAGCGCAGCATCGGTGAAACAACATCACTTATTGCCGAAGGCCGGGACATGGGTACGGTTATATTTCCACAGGCCCCCTGCAAATTTTTCCTTGATGCCGATCTTGAAGAACGGGCCCAAAGACGTTTCATGCAGCTTCAGGAAATGGGCAAGCCAGCAGATATGGAAGAGTTGGTAGAACAGATCCGCGCAAGGGATGATCAGGACCGCAACCGCAAGGTTGCACCACTGAAACCCGCAGAAGATTCCATTCTTGTAGACACTACAAATCTTGATATTGACGGAGTGTTTGAAAAACTAGTGTTCGAAACCGAAAAAAAAATTAATTAG
- a CDS encoding TPM domain-containing protein, whose product MALFIKPHGKTGTEKFLRIIGMAIILGLVVYAFWINNQSTLEKIQARNALWDQTKVLSKSERDFTQGFIRSMRNEFGVKVRIQIILDPITEQEVDPKELLIVISPPTQTVGMYFPGLVRHALGKKFISELENKHFTNHFSDDEWPASLMTCLSMIWERLVNVDSNQSVPKVSTDGNDGLPDPESSVHKE is encoded by the coding sequence ATGGCATTGTTTATTAAACCTCACGGTAAGACCGGCACGGAAAAATTTTTGAGAATAATCGGGATGGCCATAATCCTGGGTTTGGTTGTGTACGCCTTCTGGATTAACAACCAGTCCACGCTGGAAAAAATTCAGGCCCGGAACGCTCTATGGGATCAGACCAAAGTTTTGAGCAAATCCGAGCGGGATTTTACTCAGGGTTTTATCCGGAGCATGCGTAATGAGTTCGGGGTCAAGGTGCGTATCCAGATTATTCTCGATCCGATCACAGAGCAGGAAGTTGATCCCAAGGAACTCTTGATTGTGATTTCTCCGCCCACTCAGACTGTGGGCATGTATTTTCCCGGCCTTGTTCGTCATGCCCTGGGTAAAAAATTTATTTCCGAGCTTGAAAACAAACATTTTACCAACCATTTTTCTGATGATGAGTGGCCTGCTTCACTCATGACCTGTCTATCCATGATCTGGGAACGGCTGGTGAATGTTGATTCCAATCAGTCCGTTCCGAAAGTAAGCACAGATGGAAATGACGGTTTGCCCGACCCTGAATCTTCAGTTCACAAGGAATAA
- a CDS encoding alpha/beta hydrolase: MNRYSPAKNAAIILTFVSLLIASGCSKNSTETINKWGDDLTRALTTENPFQEIELFYGTDRRPGGSTVPDKFFSNENGDLSWGACTVAVPYDKKIKNLKKSRFTMTSYGLSPAGSYTLKDVRPLPSRSFETILSKRIANNPDNSALVFVHGFNVSFGEAAQSTARMSYQMQYQGAPLFFSWPAQSDYRQDEQNAMSSVPKLTEFIKTVTEKLDAENIYLIGHSMGCLPLCKALTEVQLAPEDMARIRELILIAPDINRSTFAETILPRLHNTGALITVYISDDDEQLTLAHKKRAGVRLGDVVNNSDMPGIDFVDASKVDTSMSAKPRFVKKTTIYNDISSVIK, encoded by the coding sequence ATGAATAGATATTCTCCTGCAAAAAACGCGGCAATTATTCTGACTTTTGTCTCTCTGCTAATAGCTTCGGGATGTTCAAAAAACAGCACTGAAACCATCAATAAGTGGGGAGATGACCTTACCAGGGCCCTTACTACTGAAAATCCTTTTCAAGAAATCGAGCTATTCTACGGAACCGACCGCCGGCCTGGAGGCAGCACGGTTCCGGATAAGTTTTTCAGCAATGAGAACGGCGACCTGAGTTGGGGAGCCTGCACCGTAGCAGTTCCTTACGATAAAAAAATTAAAAACCTGAAAAAATCACGGTTCACCATGACTTCTTATGGGTTGAGCCCTGCAGGAAGCTACACGCTGAAAGACGTACGCCCGCTGCCCTCTCGTTCGTTTGAGACCATCCTCTCCAAGCGGATTGCAAATAATCCTGACAACTCCGCGCTGGTATTCGTACACGGTTTTAACGTTTCGTTTGGAGAAGCTGCCCAAAGCACTGCCCGCATGAGCTACCAAATGCAATATCAGGGCGCACCTCTATTTTTCAGCTGGCCGGCGCAAAGCGACTACAGACAGGACGAACAGAATGCGATGTCCTCTGTCCCGAAACTGACCGAATTCATCAAAACCGTCACGGAAAAACTGGATGCGGAAAACATCTATCTCATAGGGCACAGCATGGGCTGCCTGCCGCTCTGCAAGGCATTGACGGAAGTGCAACTCGCCCCGGAAGACATGGCGCGCATAAGGGAACTGATCCTCATCGCCCCGGACATCAACCGCAGCACGTTTGCAGAAACCATACTGCCCCGGCTGCACAATACCGGTGCGCTGATCACAGTCTATATATCTGATGATGATGAACAACTGACCCTCGCCCACAAAAAACGGGCCGGAGTCAGGCTCGGGGATGTTGTCAACAACTCGGATATGCCGGGCATAGACTTTGTGGACGCATCCAAAGTGGATACCAGCATGTCTGCCAAACCACGCTTTGTTAAAAAGACAACTATCTACAACGATATATCAAGTGTGATTAAATAA
- a CDS encoding HAD-IIB family hydrolase, with protein MNISSILKKIFPEPLGPVSNKLTDELAASFFPADSTRLAHMRQACKTARRLADQMDYDARTAEKIITAALFHDVGYSEKLKNTGFHPLDGAAYLAHCNAPEDLIRAVLWHSSTPVEIESLPEIKAIYDNFPGPDYDSPIHKAVAYCDFRTSPVGESYSFGQRIAELENRFGMDSVPPSIARKTLPYARQNQQDYTRTISCAQGKSLPWIFCDIDNTLIKPGERIDRRSLNAINRYTTAGGHFSLITGKHMISVPHLISSVGEHTAHAGVNGSVIVRNGRLEVFGDTVEPFKAIEDALISAGVNYATYVSDGIWTRSDLTPKEINDFAMVGEILPKSGPTPEDKSAIKILTFSHRDQIEQCELVRNLAHEYGMSCVRTAEDFLEIGPAGHGKHSAMMQIMKEAGWSDLNSIAIGDSENDLTMFGHVGLSAVVANAAPEALPAADLHIPACDEYGVARLLDALVDSAQSGCWSIPSNWLADY; from the coding sequence GTGAACATATCTTCTATTCTGAAAAAAATATTTCCTGAACCGCTCGGTCCGGTTTCGAACAAACTAACCGATGAACTGGCGGCTTCCTTCTTCCCGGCAGACTCAACCAGACTGGCCCACATGCGGCAGGCCTGCAAAACCGCCCGCAGACTGGCCGACCAAATGGACTACGATGCCAGGACAGCGGAAAAAATAATTACTGCAGCCCTGTTTCATGACGTCGGTTACTCCGAGAAACTGAAAAACACCGGTTTTCATCCCCTTGACGGTGCCGCATACCTTGCCCACTGCAATGCTCCGGAAGATTTGATACGAGCAGTTCTCTGGCATTCCAGCACCCCGGTGGAAATCGAAAGCTTACCGGAAATAAAGGCAATATACGATAATTTCCCCGGTCCAGATTACGACAGCCCCATTCACAAAGCTGTGGCCTATTGTGATTTCAGGACCTCCCCCGTTGGAGAATCCTATTCCTTCGGCCAGCGCATTGCTGAACTTGAAAATAGATTCGGCATGGATTCCGTACCTCCTTCCATAGCGCGTAAAACTCTGCCCTACGCCCGTCAGAACCAGCAGGACTACACCAGAACAATCTCCTGCGCGCAGGGTAAAAGTCTGCCCTGGATTTTCTGCGATATCGACAACACCCTGATCAAACCCGGCGAACGCATTGACCGCAGATCCTTAAATGCCATTAACCGCTACACCACAGCAGGCGGACATTTTTCGCTCATCACCGGAAAACATATGATCAGCGTACCACACCTGATCAGCAGTGTCGGAGAACATACCGCCCATGCCGGAGTCAACGGTTCGGTGATTGTCCGCAACGGCAGGCTGGAGGTTTTCGGGGATACAGTAGAACCTTTCAAAGCAATCGAAGACGCTCTTATCAGTGCAGGTGTCAACTATGCCACTTACGTGAGCGACGGAATATGGACCCGTTCCGATTTGACTCCCAAAGAAATTAATGACTTTGCCATGGTCGGTGAAATCCTGCCGAAATCAGGACCTACCCCGGAAGACAAAAGCGCCATTAAAATCCTGACCTTTTCACACCGTGACCAGATTGAACAATGTGAACTTGTACGCAATCTGGCCCATGAATACGGCATGAGCTGCGTGCGTACAGCCGAAGACTTTCTGGAAATAGGCCCTGCGGGACACGGCAAGCATTCCGCCATGATGCAGATAATGAAGGAAGCAGGCTGGTCAGACCTCAACTCCATTGCCATCGGAGACAGCGAGAATGACTTGACCATGTTCGGGCATGTGGGCTTGAGTGCTGTAGTCGCAAATGCCGCTCCCGAAGCTTTGCCTGCAGCAGACTTGCACATCCCCGCCTGCGATGAATACGGAGTAGCCCGTCTTCTAGATGCACTGGTTGATTCGGCTCAATCCGGGTGCTGGTCTATCCCCAGTAACTGGCTTGCAGACTATTAA
- the hisC gene encoding histidinol-phosphate transaminase has translation MSAIKVRSDMMDSQPYAPGLTIEEIKEKYGLDTVIKLASNENPLGASPMALKAINRHAPSVFRYPHNGNPRLNAAIARRTGVPVEQIISGNGSDEILDLLVRIKANPGQDEVMTYESCFSMYRLMSHLCAVNFRQIPRADGHKQPLKALADAVTEKTALVFLTSPDNPTGLAVTVDEVREMAASIPEQTLLVIDEAYIEFAHPAEKYDMRGLLNEFPNIVLTRTFSKAYGLAGLRIGYGIMSPQLAEYIKSARAPFTVNLLAEEAAIAVLEDEAFFNTTIDVVLRGRELFTDEIRNMGCEVLDSQANFIMFKPTRDALQVFEELLKRGIIVRPLKSFGLGEYIRVNVGTDHENKIFLKTLKEVL, from the coding sequence ATGTCCGCCATCAAAGTCCGCTCTGATATGATGGATTCACAGCCCTACGCACCGGGCCTGACCATCGAGGAAATCAAAGAAAAATACGGTCTCGATACTGTAATTAAACTCGCCAGCAACGAAAACCCTCTCGGGGCATCGCCAATGGCCCTGAAAGCTATCAACCGCCACGCGCCTTCCGTTTTCCGCTACCCGCATAACGGCAATCCGCGCTTGAATGCAGCCATTGCCCGGCGCACAGGGGTTCCTGTGGAGCAGATCATCAGCGGTAACGGATCGGATGAAATTCTTGACCTGCTGGTACGCATAAAAGCCAATCCCGGGCAGGATGAAGTAATGACCTACGAATCCTGCTTCAGCATGTACCGGCTCATGTCTCACCTCTGTGCCGTTAACTTCCGCCAGATTCCCCGCGCAGATGGTCATAAACAGCCCTTGAAAGCTCTGGCTGATGCTGTGACAGAAAAAACTGCTCTGGTTTTCCTGACCTCTCCTGACAACCCGACCGGACTGGCGGTTACTGTTGATGAGGTACGTGAAATGGCAGCGTCCATTCCGGAGCAGACTTTACTCGTGATTGACGAGGCCTATATTGAATTTGCCCACCCTGCGGAAAAATACGATATGCGCGGCCTGCTGAATGAATTTCCCAATATAGTACTGACCCGGACCTTCTCCAAAGCCTACGGACTGGCCGGACTGCGCATAGGCTACGGCATCATGAGCCCTCAACTGGCCGAATACATTAAAAGCGCCCGTGCGCCTTTTACCGTAAACCTGCTGGCAGAAGAAGCGGCTATTGCTGTTCTTGAAGATGAAGCCTTTTTCAACACCACCATAGACGTGGTACTGCGCGGACGTGAACTTTTTACTGATGAAATCCGTAATATGGGCTGCGAAGTACTTGATTCCCAAGCCAACTTCATTATGTTCAAGCCAACCCGCGATGCCCTGCAGGTATTTGAAGAACTGCTGAAGCGGGGCATTATTGTCCGCCCCCTGAAGAGCTTCGGACTCGGTGAATACATCCGGGTCAACGTGGGCACTGACCACGAAAATAAAATATTTTTAAAAACCCTGAAGGAGGTCCTTTAA
- the dsrJ gene encoding sulfate reduction electron transfer complex DsrMKJOP subunit DsrJ codes for MHYGGKIITGLVIFLGLVSMPFWFNIGGSYEEPKVELPKDAKICVAPTQNMRENHMKLLNEWRDMALREGKRTYISAKGDKYTISLQNTCMQCHTSKEQFCDKCHVDASVTPYCWDCHVPPKEAK; via the coding sequence ATGCACTACGGTGGAAAAATTATAACCGGACTGGTCATTTTCCTTGGTCTGGTGTCCATGCCCTTCTGGTTCAACATCGGCGGAAGCTATGAAGAACCCAAGGTAGAGCTGCCTAAGGATGCTAAAATCTGTGTCGCTCCCACTCAGAATATGCGTGAGAACCACATGAAGCTTCTTAACGAATGGAGAGATATGGCTCTTCGCGAAGGCAAAAGGACCTACATCAGTGCCAAAGGCGATAAATACACCATCAGCCTTCAGAACACCTGTATGCAGTGCCATACCAGCAAGGAACAGTTCTGCGACAAGTGTCACGTTGATGCTAGTGTAACTCCCTACTGCTGGGATTGCCACGTTCCTCCCAAGGAGGCTAAGTAA
- the dsrP gene encoding sulfate reduction electron transfer complex DsrMKJOP subunit DsrP produces the protein MLEKAFRGGPKYWAWIGFLLLIIVAGFCTYVGQLQEGMTITGLNRDVSWGFYIAQFTYLVGLAASGVMIVLPYYFHHYKKFKGMVIMGEFMAIAAVVMCLGFIIVDIGQPQRMLNIIFHPTPNSILFWDMIVLNGYLILNVVIGWTCLECDRQRVSHPKWVKPLVYTSIIWAFSIHTVTAFLYAGLPGRHYWLTAILAARFLASAFCSGPAILLLVVFVVRKITKYEPGKGAIGTLTTIITYAMCVNVFFFLLEIFTAFYSNMPGHIHSIAYLFAGSHGHHELVPWMWTAAAFAIISLALLIPPKLRYNQKLLPWSLAILVIATWIDKGLGLLIGGFTPNPFNEITVYWPTGKELMVSMMVYALGALTLTFLYKIATDVKRELGQLTTED, from the coding sequence ATGCTCGAAAAAGCTTTTAGAGGCGGACCGAAATACTGGGCCTGGATTGGTTTCCTGCTGCTCATTATCGTTGCCGGTTTCTGCACCTACGTTGGACAGCTTCAGGAAGGGATGACCATCACCGGCCTTAACCGTGATGTTTCCTGGGGTTTCTATATTGCTCAGTTCACCTATCTTGTCGGTCTCGCCGCATCCGGTGTCATGATCGTACTGCCTTACTACTTCCATCACTACAAGAAGTTCAAAGGCATGGTTATCATGGGTGAATTCATGGCCATCGCTGCCGTTGTCATGTGTCTCGGTTTCATCATCGTCGACATTGGACAGCCCCAGCGCATGCTTAACATCATCTTCCATCCGACTCCGAACTCCATTCTCTTCTGGGATATGATTGTTCTGAACGGATACCTGATCCTGAACGTTGTAATCGGCTGGACCTGCCTTGAGTGTGACCGCCAGCGCGTTTCCCATCCTAAATGGGTTAAACCTCTGGTCTACACCTCCATTATCTGGGCATTCTCCATCCACACTGTTACCGCGTTCCTGTATGCCGGTCTGCCCGGCCGCCACTACTGGCTTACCGCCATTCTGGCTGCCCGCTTCCTGGCATCTGCGTTCTGCTCCGGACCTGCTATTCTGCTGCTCGTCGTTTTCGTTGTTCGCAAGATCACCAAATACGAGCCGGGTAAAGGCGCAATCGGGACTCTCACAACTATTATCACTTATGCAATGTGCGTGAACGTTTTCTTCTTCCTGCTTGAAATCTTCACCGCATTCTACTCAAATATGCCCGGACACATCCACTCCATCGCATACCTTTTCGCAGGCAGCCACGGCCACCACGAACTGGTACCCTGGATGTGGACTGCAGCAGCATTCGCTATTATCAGCCTTGCGCTGCTCATTCCGCCCAAACTGCGTTACAACCAGAAGCTGCTGCCCTGGTCCCTCGCTATCCTCGTTATCGCAACCTGGATTGATAAGGGTCTCGGCCTGCTGATCGGTGGTTTCACACCGAACCCCTTCAACGAAATCACTGTTTACTGGCCCACCGGTAAAGAGCTTATGGTTTCCATGATGGTTTACGCACTCGGCGCACTGACTCTGACTTTCCTTTACAAGATTGCCACAGACGTCAAGCGCGAACTCGGACAGCTGACCACCGAAGATTAA
- the dsrK gene encoding sulfate reduction electron transfer complex DsrMKJOP subunit DsrK — MADLPKADELFKSINYTPPSTGWMDTPVDTSPGNWCYPAKAEKLEYLGFPNPRAWSPEDVDWKLPENWQDIVHEGFKERLGKYRSLKVFMDICVRCGACADKCHFFIGSGDPKNMPVLRAELMRSIYRKDFTMAGKILSTLTGSRVMTEDVLKEWFIYFYQCTECRRCSLFCPYGIDTAEITMMARELLHLCGVNINWILEPVSNCNRTGNHLGIQPHAFKDIVDFMVDDIEEITGKRLNVPLNEKGHEVIFITPSGDVFADPGIYTFMGYLMLFDHIGLDYTLSTYASEGGNFGLFTSADMMKKLNAKMYAEADRLGCKWILGGECGHMWRVINQYMDTMNGPANNLEVPVNPITGTVFENSRQTKMVHITEFTADLMKHNKLKLDPSRNDHIRATFHDSCNPARAMGLMDEPRYVIKNVVKNFFEMPEQTIREQTFCCAGGSGLNTDEIMEIRMRGGLPRGNALKAVQEQYDVNMLSCICAIDRATLPPLANYWAPGVDVCGVHELVGNALILDGEKERETDLRFNPLPGKEG, encoded by the coding sequence ATGGCTGACCTCCCAAAAGCTGATGAGCTTTTTAAAAGCATTAATTACACACCGCCGTCCACTGGGTGGATGGACACCCCGGTAGATACTTCTCCGGGCAACTGGTGTTATCCCGCAAAAGCGGAAAAACTCGAGTACCTCGGCTTCCCCAACCCCCGTGCGTGGTCTCCGGAAGACGTGGACTGGAAGCTCCCTGAAAACTGGCAGGACATCGTCCACGAAGGTTTCAAGGAAAGACTCGGTAAATATCGTTCACTCAAAGTATTCATGGACATCTGTGTTCGCTGTGGCGCTTGTGCAGACAAGTGTCACTTCTTCATCGGTTCCGGTGATCCCAAGAACATGCCCGTCCTGCGTGCGGAACTCATGCGTTCCATCTACCGCAAGGACTTCACCATGGCCGGTAAGATTCTCTCTACCCTGACCGGGTCCAGAGTCATGACCGAAGATGTTCTTAAAGAATGGTTCATTTACTTCTACCAGTGCACAGAGTGCCGCCGTTGTTCCCTGTTCTGCCCCTACGGCATCGACACAGCGGAAATCACCATGATGGCACGTGAACTGCTGCACCTCTGCGGTGTGAACATCAACTGGATTCTCGAGCCGGTTTCCAACTGTAACCGTACCGGTAACCATCTCGGTATCCAGCCTCACGCATTCAAAGACATCGTTGACTTCATGGTTGACGATATTGAAGAAATCACCGGAAAACGTCTGAACGTTCCCCTGAACGAAAAGGGACATGAAGTTATCTTCATCACTCCTTCCGGTGACGTATTCGCTGATCCCGGCATCTACACCTTCATGGGTTACCTGATGCTGTTCGATCACATCGGTCTTGACTACACCCTGTCCACCTACGCATCTGAAGGTGGTAACTTCGGTCTCTTCACCTCTGCTGATATGATGAAGAAACTGAACGCCAAGATGTACGCCGAAGCCGACCGCCTCGGTTGCAAATGGATTCTCGGCGGTGAGTGCGGACACATGTGGCGTGTTATCAACCAGTACATGGATACCATGAACGGTCCGGCGAACAACCTTGAAGTTCCCGTGAACCCCATCACCGGTACCGTGTTTGAAAACTCACGCCAGACCAAGATGGTCCACATCACCGAGTTTACTGCTGACCTGATGAAGCACAACAAACTGAAGCTTGATCCCAGCAGAAACGACCATATCCGAGCGACCTTCCACGATTCCTGTAACCCCGCCCGTGCCATGGGCCTCATGGACGAGCCCCGTTACGTCATCAAGAACGTTGTTAAAAACTTCTTTGAAATGCCCGAACAGACCATCCGCGAGCAAACTTTCTGCTGCGCCGGCGGTTCCGGGCTTAACACTGACGAAATCATGGAAATCCGTATGCGCGGCGGTCTGCCTCGCGGTAACGCACTGAAAGCCGTTCAGGAACAGTATGATGTAAACATGCTCTCCTGCATCTGCGCTATCGACCGTGCGACCCTTCCCCCTCTGGCCAACTACTGGGCACCAGGCGTAGACGTCTGCGGTGTTCACGAACTCGTTGGTAACGCCCTCATCCTTGACGGTGAAAAAGAAAGGGAAACAGACCTTCGCTTCAATCCTCTGCCCGGGAAGGAGGGTTAG
- the dsrO gene encoding sulfate reduction electron transfer complex DsrMKJOP subunit DsrO — translation MKQSRRNFLKFAGLSAAGLCIAPTAALASGGPGGGAHAEVNSNALHAKRWAMVIDTRKLNTEEAIEALAETCHHIHNVPTIDSDQDVKWMWTGSYGEVFPEQENNFPSEAQEKRRFPLLCNHCESPSCVRVCPTKATFVRPDGIVAMDYHRCIGCRYCMAACPYGSRSFNFMDPRTHLDMDKINMKFPTRMRGVVEKCNFCVERLAVGELPACVEKSEGAIIFGDLQDPDSNVRKALRENFTIRRKPTAGTEPGVYYII, via the coding sequence ATGAAACAGAGTAGAAGAAACTTCCTTAAGTTTGCAGGACTTTCCGCTGCCGGACTCTGCATCGCTCCCACCGCTGCCCTGGCATCCGGTGGCCCCGGCGGTGGAGCCCATGCGGAAGTGAACTCCAATGCCCTCCATGCCAAGCGCTGGGCCATGGTCATTGACACCCGCAAACTGAATACCGAAGAAGCAATTGAAGCTCTGGCTGAAACCTGCCACCACATCCATAACGTGCCCACCATCGATTCCGATCAGGACGTCAAATGGATGTGGACCGGTTCTTACGGTGAAGTTTTTCCTGAACAGGAGAACAACTTCCCCTCCGAAGCTCAGGAAAAGCGCAGGTTCCCCCTGCTCTGCAACCACTGTGAAAGCCCTTCCTGTGTACGCGTCTGCCCCACCAAGGCTACTTTTGTACGCCCTGACGGAATTGTAGCGATGGACTACCACCGCTGCATCGGCTGCCGCTACTGCATGGCAGCTTGTCCTTACGGTTCCAGAAGCTTCAACTTCATGGACCCCAGAACCCATCTGGATATGGACAAGATCAACATGAAGTTCCCCACCCGCATGCGCGGTGTTGTTGAAAAATGCAACTTCTGTGTTGAACGTCTCGCTGTAGGCGAACTGCCTGCCTGTGTGGAAAAATCCGAAGGCGCGATCATCTTCGGCGATCTGCAGGATCCTGATTCCAATGTCAGAAAGGCCCTGCGTGAGAACTTCACCATCCGTAGAAAACCAACCGCAGGCACTGAGCCCGGCGTTTACTACATCATCTAG
- the rnhA gene encoding ribonuclease HI codes for MSKKKLTIYTDGSCLGNPGKGGYGAVLLFNEHRKELSQGYKKTTNNRMEMRAVIAALTELKEPCEVTLYTDSQYVKNAFTKKWIDNWQKNGWKTAAKKPVKNKDLWLQFIPLLETHDVTFRWVKGHAGDPENERCDDLARTAASSGDLIEDEGA; via the coding sequence ATGTCTAAAAAGAAACTTACAATTTATACCGATGGTTCCTGCCTCGGTAATCCCGGTAAGGGTGGCTACGGAGCTGTGCTCCTTTTTAACGAACATCGCAAGGAACTTTCACAGGGCTACAAAAAGACCACCAACAACCGTATGGAGATGAGGGCGGTTATCGCGGCTTTGACTGAACTAAAGGAACCTTGCGAAGTCACCCTCTATACAGATTCACAGTATGTGAAGAATGCCTTCACCAAGAAGTGGATTGATAACTGGCAGAAAAACGGCTGGAAGACCGCAGCCAAGAAGCCGGTCAAGAACAAGGACCTCTGGTTGCAGTTCATTCCTCTTTTGGAAACCCATGACGTGACCTTTCGCTGGGTTAAAGGCCATGCCGGGGACCCGGAAAATGAGCGTTGTGACGATCTGGCCCGCACCGCTGCATCATCCGGTGATCTGATTGAAGACGAGGGAGCTTAG
- a CDS encoding universal stress protein, which produces MAEIKKILCAVDFSDHSPVVAEYASTLAKTLGAEIMCLYVAPSLDQYVGFHVPPSSIENFVGEIVTGADSTMETFIAENFTDVTANGKVVTGYAAEEILAIAESENADMIIMGTHGRAGIDRILFGSVAEKVVKSAKSPVLTIRPS; this is translated from the coding sequence ATGGCTGAAATCAAGAAGATACTCTGTGCAGTGGATTTTTCGGATCACAGCCCCGTAGTAGCTGAATATGCCAGCACCCTTGCAAAGACACTGGGAGCTGAAATCATGTGCCTCTACGTGGCCCCTTCGTTGGACCAGTATGTTGGCTTTCATGTACCGCCCAGTTCCATTGAAAACTTTGTCGGGGAAATCGTTACCGGCGCGGACAGCACCATGGAGACTTTCATTGCTGAAAACTTCACGGATGTAACCGCAAACGGCAAGGTTGTTACCGGATATGCGGCTGAAGAAATTCTCGCTATTGCCGAAAGCGAAAACGCGGACATGATCATAATGGGAACTCATGGACGTGCCGGCATTGACCGCATCCTGTTCGGCTCGGTTGCAGAAAAGGTGGTTAAGTCCGCCAAGAGCCCGGTTTTGACTATAAGACCCTCCTAG